In Cicer arietinum cultivar CDC Frontier isolate Library 1 chromosome 7, Cicar.CDCFrontier_v2.0, whole genome shotgun sequence, a single window of DNA contains:
- the LOC101496955 gene encoding BTB/POZ and TAZ domain-containing protein 2-like: MNSQNYPIHFHTTRTLPEYDVFIHTSDGTRIPAHTSILASVSPVLENIIDQPRKHRSSERIIQIHGVPSDAVTAFVGCLYSSRCTEDEMDKYGIHLLALSHVYNVPQLKQRCIKGLVQRLTTENVVDVLQLARLCDAPDLRLRCMKLLTNHFNAVQKTEGWKFLTKHDPWLELDILQFMDERETRKETSRRHREEQGLYLELSEAMECLEHICTEGCTDVGPYHVEVNRERKPCSRFSTCQGLQLLIRHFATCKKRVKGGCWRCNRMWQLFRLHSYVCQQTDSCNVPLCRQFQLKMEQEKRKDDPKWKLLARKVASAKVMFSLSLPKRKRDEEMRVAIDNQGIRCFGYNEYCNTVLDDRCVSC, from the exons ATGAATTCCCAAAACTATCCAATCCACTTCCATACCACTCGAACCTTACCCGAATACGATGTCTTCATACACACTTCCGACGGCACACGTATTCCAGCTCACACAAGCATCTTG gCCTCAGTTTCGCCGGTTCTCGAGAACATTATAGATCAACCGCGTAAGCATAGAAGCTCCGAAAGAATAATTCAAATTCACGGCGTTCCTTCCGACGCCGTAACCGCCTTCGTCGGTTGCCTTTACTCATCCAG GTGCACGGAGGATGAGATGGACAAATACGGAATCCACCTACTTGCACTCTCTCACGTGTACAACGTGCCGCAACTGAAACAGAGATGCATCAAAGGCCTTGTTCAACGGTTGACAACAGAAAACGTGGTGGATGTACTTCAACTCGCGAGACTCTGCGACGCACCTGATCTCCGTCTCCGTTGTATGAAGTTACTCACCAATCACTTCAATGCGGTGCAAAAAACCGAAGGATGGAAGTTCCTCACAAAACATGACCCCTGGCTTGAACTCGATATCCTTCAGTTCATGGACGAACGCGAAACG AGGAAAGAGACATCAAGGAGGCATAGGGAGGAGCAAGGGTTGTATTTGGAACTGAGTGAGGCGATGGAGTGTTTGGAGCACATATGTACGGAAGGTTGCACCGACGTTGGGCCTTACCATGTGGAGGTTAACAGAGAGAGGAAACCGTGTAGCAGATTCTCCACGTGTCAAGGTCTCCAGCTTCTGATTCGCCACTTTGCCACGTGTAAGAAGAGGGTGAAGGGAGGGTGCTGGCGTTGTAATCGTATGTGGCAGCTGTTTAGGCTTCACTCTTATGTTTGTCAACAAACCGATTCTTGCAACGTTCCTCTTTGCAG GCAATTTCAATTGAAAATGGAGCAAGAGAAAAGGAAAGATGATCCCAAATGGAAACTACTTGCGAGAAAGGTTGCCTCAGCCAAAGTCATGTTTTCCCTGTCTCTACCTAAGAGAAAGAGAGATGAAGAAATGAGAGTGGCCATAGACAACCAAGGAATAAGATGTTTTGGTTACAATGAATATTGTAACACTGTATTGGACGATCGATGTGTTTCGTGTTGA
- the LOC101514449 gene encoding LOW QUALITY PROTEIN: uncharacterized protein (The sequence of the model RefSeq protein was modified relative to this genomic sequence to represent the inferred CDS: inserted 1 base in 1 codon), with amino-acid sequence MPPKTRNPTIREIVDESISQAQGVRQRGRVSVRARNRRKANVGGCGLNADVEVPRTRCGNTAMEEFVAGLQGLQQVVQQLVGVVVGQQHEGDQRHENVNGQQKVRQVEHQTTAATRGIEVTLPDFMKLKPPTFSGSSATNNPQQFVDSLERLWRALGCSELIGVARDWFDIVSRGRQVGSPPLAWREFSQLFMARFLPESVRDGLAHEFERLEQTEGMTVSEYSARFTQLSRHAPYPITEEMRVKRFIRGLKDYLFRSVVGSNCSTFAEVLSLALLIEQRQKEKRGNKQDSHKKQRIEGSYNNYSNRGGGSMFGYHGQQRLMSQRGGHSGQSSGTMQIRRSDSRAASQSTFPQRHSGVSATRCSTCGRFHFGNCSRDGNAKTHSASVRQRGNSYVRGSGTFQQRGRGFGGREEPLVVATPVGGNLLAKSVYRSCDVTIDGKVLPVDLVVIDLIGFDVILGMDWLALHHATLDCHNKVVKFEIPGQSVFSFQGAHCWVPHNPISALRAGKLMRRGCQAYLALRTSWVSSKTHPIYIPPYRMAPAKLKELREQLQDLLDKGFIRPSSSPWGAPVLFVKKKDGSMRLCVDYRQLNKVTVKNKYPLLRIDELFDQLQGAQCFSKIDLRSGYHQLKIKRDDITKIAFRTRYGHYEFLVMSFGLTNAPTTFMDLMNCVFKPFLDQFVIVFIDDILVYSKSKEEHKRHLRLVLQTLRDKQLYAKFSKCQFWLDSVAFLGHVVSKNGISVDPSKVEAVQSWPRPTXMKEIQSFLGLAGYYRRFVKDFSKIASSLTRLTQKKIEFRWTDACEESFQKLKEYLTSAPILALPIGGESYAVYCDTSRVGFSCVLMQQGKVIAYASRQLKRHEVNYPTHDLEMAAVIFALKIWRHYLYGETCEIYTDHKSLKYIFQQRDLNLRPRRWIELLKDYDCTILYHPGKANVVADALSRKSTGSLAHIADVKRPIVKEFQEVIESGIQLELGHSRLLLAHVQIRPPIVDDIKEAKNQDSYLVNMVNSVQNGKISDFSVDSDGPSNIILVQNLMKFHFFCIYLSHVMPQVLICNNCT; translated from the exons ATGCCACCCAAGACTAGGAATCCTACTATAAGGGAAATTGTTGATGAATCAATTTCTCAAGCTCAAGGCGTTCGTCAACGAGGTCGTGTTTCAGTTCGTGCTCGAAACAGGCGTAAAGCTAATGTTGGCGGATGTGGTTTGAATGCTGATGTTGAGGTACCTAGGACGAGGTGCGGAAATACAGCCATGGAAGAGTTTGTTGCTGGTCTGCAGGGATTACAACAGGTTGTGCAACAACTTGTTGGGGTTGTCGTCGGACAACAACATGAGGGTGATCAAAGGCATGAAAATGTTAATGGTCAACAAAAGGTTAGACAAGTTGAGCATCAGACAACTGCTGCAACGAGGGGTATTGAGGTTACTTTACCAGACTTCATGAAGCTTAAACCCCCTACTTTTTCTGGGTCTAGTGCGACAAATAATCCACAACAATTCGTTGATAGTCTAGAACGGCTTTGGAGAGCATTGGGTTGTTCTGAG CTAATAGGCGTGGCACGTGATTGGTTTGATATAGTGTCACGTGGTAGGCAAGTGGGGTCACCACCGTTAGCATGGAGAGAGTTCTCTCAGTTGTTCATGGCTCGTTTTCTTCCAGAGAGTGTTAGAGATGGATTAGCTCATGAGTTTGAGCGATTGGAGCAAACAGAGGGTATGACAGTTTCAGAGTATAGTGCTCGTTTTACACAGCTCTCTAGACATGCTCCTTATCCTATCACTGAAGAGATGCGTGTTAAAAGGTTCATTAGAGGATTGAaggattatttatttagatctGTGGTTGGGTCGAATTGTTCTACTTTTGCTGAGGTTTTGAGTTTGGCCCTTTTGATTGAGCAACGACAGAAGGAAAAAAGAGGCAATAAACAAGATTCACATAAGAAGCAAAGGATTGAAGGATCTTACAATAACTATTCAAATCGCGGTGGTGGATCTATGTTTGGTTATCATGGGCAACAAAGACTCATGTCTCAAAGGGGTGGTCATAGTGGGCAGTCTTCTGGGACAATGCAGATTCGTAGATCAGATTCTAGAGCAGCATCACAATCCACTTTCCCTCAGAGACATTCTGGTGTTTCAGCTACACGATGTTCTACTTGTGGTAGGTTTCACTTCGGTAATTGTTCTAGAGATGGTAATGCTAAG ACTCATTCTGCATCTGTGCGTCAGAGGGGAAATTCTTATGTTAGGGGTTCAGGAACATTTCAGCAGCGAGGTAGAGGATTTGGTGGTAGAG AAGAGCCTTTAGTTGTAGCTACACCTGTTGGAGGGAATTTGCTTGCTAAGTCGGTGTATCGTTCTTGTGATGTAACTATTGATGGCAAGGTGTTGCCGGTAGATTTAGTAGTTATTGACTTGATAGGTTTTGATGTGATTTTGGGTATGGATTGGTTGGCTTTGCATCATGCCACTTTGGATTGTCATAACAAAGTGGTGAAATTTGAGATACCAGGACAATCAGTCTTCTCATTTCAAGGAGCACATTGTTGGGTACCACATAACCCAATCTCAGCATTGAGAGCTGGAAAGTTAATGAGAAGAGGTTGTCAAGCGTACTTAGCCTTG AGAACTTCCTGGGTTTCCAGCAAAACTCATCCTATATATATACCTCCTTATCGTATGGCACCAGCAAAACTTAAAGAGCTAAGGGAACAACTTCAAGATCTTCTTGATAAGGGTTTTATTCGTCCAAGTTCTTCTCCTTGGGGAGCACCCGTCttatttgtaaagaagaaagatggaTCCATGCGGCTATGTGTAGACTACCGACAATTGAATAAAGTAACTGTGAAGAATAAATATCCGTTACTCCGCATTGATGAGTTGTTTGACCAACTTCAAGGAGCTCAATGTTTTTCTAAGATTGATTTGCGGTCGGGGTATCACCAGTTGAAGATTAAGAGGGATGACATAACGAAGATAGCTTTTCGCAcgcgttatggacattatgaattcCTAGTTATGTCTTTTGGGCTTACTAATGCCCCAACAACTTTCATGGATTTGATGAATTGcgtttttaaaccattcttggatcaatttgtgattgtgtttattgatgatatCCTTGTTTATTCCAAGAGTAAAGAAGAACACAAGCGACATTTAAGGTTGGTTTTGCAAACCTTAagagataaacaattatatgccaaattctcaaaatgtcaGTTTTGGCTGGATAGTGTGGCATTTTTAGGACATGTTGTGTCTAAGAATGGAATAAGCGTAGATCCAAGTAAGGTGGAAGCAGTCCAGAGTTGGCCCAGACCTA AAATGAAGGAGATTCAGAGTTTTCTTGGCTTAGCTGGCTATTATCGACGTTTTGTGAAGGATTTCTCAAAGATTGCATCTTCGTTGACTAGGTTGACCCAGAAGAAAATTGAGTTCCGATGGACTGATGCATGTGAGGAAAGctttcaaaaattgaaggaGTACTTGACGTCAGCACCTATCTTGGCATTACCTATAGGTGGTGAAAGTTATGCAGTTTATTGTGATACTTCTAGAGTTGGTTTCAGTTGTGTTCTTATGCAACAAGGTAAGGTTATTGCCTATGCATCTAGACAGCTCAAGAGGCATGAGGTGAACTATcccacacatgatttggaaatggcTGCAGTTATCTTTGCTCTTaagatttggaggcactatCTATATGGTGAAACTTGTGAAATTTATACCGACCATAAAAGTCTTAAGTATATCTTTCAGCAGCGAGACTTAAATTTAAGACCAAGAAGATGGATAGAACTcttgaaagattatgattgcACAATCTTATACCATCCAGGGAAGGCAAATGTTGTTGCAGATGCCTTGAGTAGGAAATCCACGGGCAGTCTTGCTCATATAGCAGATGTAAAGAGGCCAATAgttaaagaatttcaagaagTTATTGAAAGTGGAATTCAATTGGAACTTGGTCATTCGAGATTACTTTTAGCCCACGTACAAATTCGTCCACCCATAGTTGATGATATCAAAGAAGCTAAAAATCAAGATTCATACTTGGTGAATATGGTAAATAGTGTTCAGAATGGTAAAATTTCAGACTTTTCAGTTGATTCTGATGGTCCCTCtaacataattttggtccaaaacttgatgaaatttcattttttttgcatttatttaagtcacgtCATGCCTCAAgttctcatttgcaacaattgtacatga